GGTGTCTGTATCAGCGTCTCGCCTCAGTTCCACCACAATCCGCATGCCTTCGCGGTCGCTTTCATCGCGTATGTCCGCAATGCCACCGATCTTTCCGTCGTTGACCTGTTCAGCAAGCTTTTCGATCCAGCCAGCCTTACTCAGTTGATAGGGCAGCTCAGTGACAATCACAGCGTTGCGCTTGTGTTTGCCCTTTCCTGGTTGCACTTCCTCCACGTGGGCGACGCCCCGCATCGGAATGCTGCCGCGACCACGCAGATAGGTGTCGCGGATTCCGCTGCCCAGCAAAACTTCACCGCCTGTGGGGAAATCTGGACCCGGGATCAGAGCCAGTAATTTCTCATCGCTCAGATCCGGTTTCCGCACCAGCGCCACCAGCCCATCAACCACTTCACCGAGGTTGTGGGGCGGGATGCTGGTGGCCATGCCCACCGCGATGCCAGCACAGCCGTTCAGCAGCAGAAACGGCAGCTGTGCCGGCAGGACCGTCGGTTCCTGTTGGGACCCATCGAAGTTGGCAGCGAAATCGACCGTGTCGTCGCCGATCTCATCGAGCAGTGCCTCATGAGCGATCGGTGCCAGTCGCGTTTCGGTGTAACGCATTGCGGCAGGTGGGTCATCGTCCACGGAACCGAAGTTGCCATGGCCATCCAGCAGCGGATGGCGGCTGGAAAAGGTCTGGACCTGTCTGACCAGCGCGTCGTAGACCGCCTGATCACCGTGAGGGTGATATTTACCGAGAACGTCGCCGACGACGCGGGCGCATTTGCGATATGGGCGATCAGGTGTGAGCCCAAGCTCGTGCATCGCGTACAGGATGCGGCGCTGAACCGGTTTGAGACCGTCGCGGACATCCGGCAAGGCCCGACCCACGATCACGCTCATCGCGTACTCGAGATAGGAGCGCTGCATCTCCTGATGCAGGGCGATCGGTTGAACGCGCTCCTCGGCCATCCGCTCCGGAATCAAGAAGGCAGAAGGCGCTTAGCCTACAGATCTTCGTTCTGAATCACTCAGCTGATTTGGGATCTGCATTGGCTTCAGCACGTTCGACGACTCCTCTCAGGCTGGGTGTCGTCAGCAGAACGTCAGTCGCCTGGCGAAGTTTCGAGCCCCAGAGTTGATTCTCCTGATGCCCTGGAAGCACGTAGTTGGGATCTTCAGCGAGCGCTTTGCGAGCCAGTTCAAGCGATTCAGTGTCGCCAGGATTCTGTTGATTGAGCGCAGCGGCCAGAGCCAGCATCGGCTCTGGGTTGCGTTTGATCGACAGCACGGAACGCCAGCGTTTGATGGCTTCGGGTGTGTTGCCCATTTCGAACAGCACCAGAGCTTGATTATTCAGTGCTTCCCAGAAGCTGGGTTTGATGGTTGTGGCCTGTTCAAAAGCCTTGAGAGCTTGTCTCAGGTCCGACTGCATCACGCGGGCATTGCCGAGATCAAAGTAAGCACCTGCGTTTTTGGGGTCTAGTCGTAGACCCTCATCGAGAAGAGAGATGGCGTCATCAGGACGCTCGTCGCGCAGTGCAATCGATGCTTCTGCAAACCAGAGTCCGGCTTTCCCTGGTTTCAGTGCTTTGGCCTTGGCCAGTGAGCCGGCGGCTGCTTTGAGCTGATCACTGCGCAGCTGCGCTTCAGCCAGAACCGACCACAGTCGTTCGTCATTCGGCTGGAGTCTGACCGCTAGTGCAGCAAGACTTGCTGCTTCCTCCGGTTGCCCTAGGCGCAGCAATTGTGCAGCGGTACGGCCGATGCCGACACCGGCTCCTTCCAGCTCCTGGGCGCTGGGTGTGTAGACGTATGGGGTCAGAGCCCTCGCTGGTGCAGCGTTGAGAGCACCAAGCGTTCCCGTCAGCATCGTGATCATCAGAGCTCGATGCCAGCTCCGTCCTCTACGAGCTTGAACTCCCATCGCTGATCCAAGAATCAGCTCACACTAGGGGGATTGTCAGGTCTCGCTGCAGCGGCATTGCGTCTCCACATCCAGGGTTTGATCCGGCGTAGCGCCGATCCCCGCAGCCGCT
This genomic window from Synechococcus sp. MIT S9220 contains:
- a CDS encoding tetratricopeptide repeat protein — its product is MITMLTGTLGALNAAPARALTPYVYTPSAQELEGAGVGIGRTAAQLLRLGQPEEAASLAALAVRLQPNDERLWSVLAEAQLRSDQLKAAAGSLAKAKALKPGKAGLWFAEASIALRDERPDDAISLLDEGLRLDPKNAGAYFDLGNARVMQSDLRQALKAFEQATTIKPSFWEALNNQALVLFEMGNTPEAIKRWRSVLSIKRNPEPMLALAAALNQQNPGDTESLELARKALAEDPNYVLPGHQENQLWGSKLRQATDVLLTTPSLRGVVERAEANADPKSAE